From Mycobacterium colombiense CECT 3035:
TCAGCTGGAAGCCGGCGATGGGGCGGCCGAACTGGGTGCGTTGGGTGGCGTAATCCAGCGCGGCCTGCCAGGCCGAGCGGGCCGCCCCCATGGAACCCCAGATGATTCCGTACCGGGCCTCGGACAGGCAGGACAGCGGCCCACGCAGCCCCTTGGCCTCGGGCAGCATCGCGTCGGCGGGCACCCGGACGTCATCGAGCACCAGCTCACTGGTGATCGACGCGCGCAGCGACAGCTTGTGATGAATCGTGTTGGCGGAAAACCCCGGCGTCTTGGTCGGCACGACGAAGCCGCGGATCCCGTCGTCGGTGGCGGCCCAGACCACCGCGACGTCGGCGACCGAGCCGTTGGTGATCCACAGCTTGCGGCCGTTCAGCACCCAGTCCGAACCATCTTGGCGCGCGCGGGTTTTCATCGCGGCCGGATCGGAGCCGACGTCGGGTTCGGTCAGCCCGAAACAGCCGAGCAGCTCACCGGTGGCCATGCCGGGCAGCCATTGCTGCTTCTGCTCCTCGGACCCGAAATTCCAGATCGCGAACATCGCCAGCGACCCCTGCACCGAGACCATCGAGCGCAGGCCGGAGTCGGCCGCCTCCAGCTCCACGCAGGCCAGCCCGTAGTGCACGGCGGAGGCGCCGCCGCAGCCGTACCCGTCGAG
This genomic window contains:
- a CDS encoding acyl-CoA dehydrogenase family protein, producing the protein MSTKTPPAFDRDDPLGLDASLSSDELAVRDTVREFCAEHVLPHVAEWFEIGDLPVRELAKGFGHLGLLGMHLDGYGCGGASAVHYGLACVELEAADSGLRSMVSVQGSLAMFAIWNFGSEEQKQQWLPGMATGELLGCFGLTEPDVGSDPAAMKTRARQDGSDWVLNGRKLWITNGSVADVAVVWAATDDGIRGFVVPTKTPGFSANTIHHKLSLRASITSELVLDDVRVPADAMLPEAKGLRGPLSCLSEARYGIIWGSMGAARSAWQAALDYATQRTQFGRPIAGFQLTQAKLVDMAVELHKGQLLSLHLGRLKDSVGLRPEQVSFGKLNNTREAIKICRTARTILGGNGISLEYPVIRHMVNLESVLTYEGTPEMHQLVLGQAFTGSDAFR